A single region of the Ziziphus jujuba cultivar Dongzao chromosome 10, ASM3175591v1 genome encodes:
- the LOC125421158 gene encoding tryptophan N-monooxygenase CYP79A68 — protein sequence MAMDMEQNLNFNAVVSSSNPVFSLFLLPPQICGSYTYCSITSQRLSSFAICFFVSLVIFLVKTKFINIFTKSKNIPSLPPGPSPWPLVGNVPEMWRNRPAYGWIHRVMKELDTDIACFRLGKTNVIAVTSPEIAREFLKKNDALFASRPITINSGIFSYRFLGTAVTPWGNQWKKMRRVLVHDVFNNSKMRWMLEKRNEEADNIVRYIYNLSSNVSSSGQVVNVRTITQHYTGSVMRKMMFNKRFYGKGSEDGGPGVEEQEHISALFTVLSYLYAFSVADYLPWLRVFDLDEHEKKVKEAMVVLKKYQEVIVNERVQQWSEGKKTEAEDLLDVFITLKNENGNPALSVKEIKAQITEILLASVDNPANAAEWALSEMLNQSEQLEKAVKELDRVVGKDRLVQEDDIPNLPYVTACAREALRLHPIAPFNLPHLSMADCVVGDYFIPKGSNILLSRLGLGRNPKVWEDPLRFNPERHLKEGVPNQQVSLTEPELRFITFSTGRRSCLGSWLGSTMTMMLFARLLQGFTWSIPPGMEKIDLTESNSLLKDTPLHAHAKPRLPPSVYPIN from the exons ATGGCAATGGACATGGAACAGAACTTGAACTTCAACGCAGTAGTATCATCATCAAACCctgttttctctctgtttttgcTCCCACCACAAATCTGTGGTTCCTACACATACTGTTCAATAACCTCTCAAAGACTCTCATCCTTTGCAATCTGCTTCTTTGTTTCCCTTGTCATCTTTCTTGTCAAAACCAAGTTCATCAATATCTttacaaaaagcaaaaacattCCTTCTCTTCCTCCAGGTCCTTCTCCATGGCCTCTCGTCGGAAATGTCCCCGAGATGTGGAGGAATAGACCTGCATACGGGTGGATTCACCGTGTCATGAAAGAACTCGATACCGATATCGCTTGCTTTCGTTTAGGAAAAACCAATGTCATTGCTGTCACTTCACCGGAGATCGCCAGAGAATTCTTGAAGAAAAACGATGCACTTTTCGCCTCGAGACCCATAACCATTAACAGTGGCATTTTCAGTTATAGGTTTTTAGGCACAGCAGTAACACCATGGGGAAACCAGTGGAAGAAGATGAGAAGGGTTTTGGTGCATGATGTATTCAACAATTCGAAGATGCGGTGGATGCTCGAAAAACGGAATGAAGAAGCCGACAATATCGTTCGATACATCTACAACCTGAGCTCCAATGTCAGCTCATCAGGGCAAGTGGTTAATGTGAGAACCATAACACAGCACTACACAGGAAGTGTGATGAGGAAGATGATGTTCAACAAAAGGTTTTATGGTAAAGGGAGTGAAGATGGAGGACCTGGTGTTGAAGAACAAGAGCATATTTCTGCACTTTTTACCGTGCTTTCGTACCTGTATGCTTTCTCCGTAGCAGATTATCTGCCATGGCTGAGGGTTTTTGATTTGGATGAGCATGAGAAGAAGGTCAAGGAGGCTATGGTGGTGTTGAAGAAGTATCAAGAAGTTATAGTGAATGAGAGAGTGCAACAATGGAGCGAAGGGAAGAAGACTGAGGCTGAGGATCTTCTCGATGTTTTTATTACgctcaaaaatgaaaatggaaaccCAGCATTATCTGTAAAAGAGATCAAAGCACAAATCACG GAAATTCTTCTTGCATCAGTAGACAATCCTGCCAATGCAGCAGAATGGGCACTATCAGAAATGCTTAACCAATCTGAACAACTTGAAAAAGCAGTGAAGGAATTAGATAGGGTCGTTGGCAAAGATAGACTTGTCCAAGAAGATGACATTCCCAATCTCCCTTATGTCACTGCCTGTGCAAGGGAAGCTCTTCGTCTTCACCCGATTGCACCATTCAATCTCCCTCATCTCTCTATGGCTGACTGCGTTGTGGGCGACTACTTTATCCCCAAGGGCAGTAACATATTGCTAAGTCGGTTGGGTTTAGGCCGGAACCCTAAGGTTTGGGAAGACCCTTTAAGGTTCAACCCAGAACGCCATCTAAAGGAAGGAGTTCCTAATCAACAAGTCAGTCTCACCGAACCCGAGCTTCGCTTCATTACATTTTCTACCGGAAGGCGAAGCTGTTTAGGCAGTTGGCTCGGGTCGACCATGACGATGATGCTGTTTGCAAGGCTTCTTCAAGGGTTTACATGGAGCATACCACCCGGTATGGAGAAAATTGACCTAACTGAATCCAACTCATTGTTGAAGGATACTCCTCTTCATGCCCATGCAAAACCTCGGTTGCCTCCAAGTGTTTATccaattaattag